From Brassica oleracea var. oleracea cultivar TO1000 chromosome C3, BOL, whole genome shotgun sequence, a single genomic window includes:
- the LOC106336324 gene encoding DNA damage-binding protein 1b-like gives MDIDACTSKHPWADQICTIDPDYRVIGVYMVTSWHKVAKRGLCAFPLDNFGELEKPFVPRMCNLLVKDVKFLYGCDVPTVAVLCEDAEGAHAKTYYVSQTGSVPVTGPWTRDNIDQSAGLLIALPTPLCGVLIVGEELIVYCSANTYKERPKPCFTAKSFGTGWV, from the exons ATGGATATTGACGCTTGTACATCTAAACATCCGTGGGCTGATCAG ATTTGCACAATTGATCCGGACTATAGAGTAATTGGTGTCTATATGGTTACGAGCTGGCATAAG GTGGCTAAACGGGGCTTATGTGCTTTTCCACTTGACAACTTTGGAGAGCTTGAGAAACCTTTTGTCCCAAG GATGTGTAACTTGCTGGTCAAGGACGTCAAATTTCTTTATGGGTGTGACGTGCCCACAGTAGCCGTCCTTTGTGAG GACGCCGAAGGTGCTCATGCCAAAACGTATTACGTCTCCCAAACTGGTAGTGTTCCTGTTACGGGTCCATGGACACGTGACAATATCGACCAAAGTGCTGGCCTACTGATTGCTCTACCCACACCCCTCTGTGGCGTCCTTATAGTTGGAGAAGAACTAATCGTTTACTGTAGTGCGAACACATATAAAGAAAGACCAAAACCATGT TTCACAGCAAAATCATTTGGAACTGGATGGGTTTAG